The genomic interval CCGCCACAGGGACGTCGACGCTGCCCGACTTTCGGGAGACCCGCGCGGTCTGGGGGACCAGCGAGAGCAGCGCGCGCAGCCCTTCCTTGGCGCGGTCCATCGCGCGGTCTTCGAGGGTCTCGGCCAGGGAGAACAGGAACGCCAGGGCCGCAGCCTCCCCGACGTGGCCGAGCAGCACCGCTCCGGCCGCGGCGATGGTCATCAGCAGACCCACGCCCAGGCGTCCGCGCCCCCTTGCGGTGAACAGCCGCTTGAGCGTGCTGGGCACGAAGGTCCACGCCCCGGCCGCGAGGCCGGCGGCGAAGGCGACCAGCGCCGGGATCCCGAGCCCCGTGACCTCCAGGACCAACCCGGCCGCCCACAGCAGTCCGGAGACGCCCGGCAGGGCAAGGGCGCGGTCTCGCCACCACGGGGGCATGTCCTCGTGCGGGGCGCGGCGGGGCTCGGACGGCCCGCAGCACGCGTCGCCCTCGTCGAGGGTGGGTGCTTCAGGGGCTTGCTCGAGCGGTCCGCAGCAGGCATCGCCCGTGCTCGTCGGGCCTTTGCTCATCGAGACGGGCCGGGTCGACACCGTCTTCATCGTCTGGTTTTCGCGGCGCGCCTCGTCGACGCCGCAGCACTCGTCGCTCACAGTCCCTCCTCCTCGGAGGCAGCGCAGCATCCCGGCACAGGGCACTGCGGGTCCATGCAGGGGACGCTCTCGTCGACGGCCAGCGTGACGTCGACCAGCGCGGTGAGCGCCGCGGCGATGTGCGGGTCGGCGATCTCATAACGCGTCTGTCGGCCCTCTGGTTCGGCGACGACGATGCCGCAGCCGCGCAGGCACGACAGATGGTTGGACACGTTGGTGCGCGTCAGCTCCAAATCGCGAGCGAGTCTGGCCGGGTAGCCCGGCTCCTCGAGCAGGGACAGAAGGATGCGGGAGCGGGTGGCATCGGTCATGGCGCGGCCGAGCCGATTCATGACGTCCACACGTGAAGCAATAGTCAGCATGCACTGACCATACATCAATTGCTGACCTATTGGCTGGCGGCAACCTGATCGTCGCGCCGCGACCACTCCGGGCTGTCATCCTCCGACAGCATCAGCGGCGGCGTTCCCGCTTCGATGCGCCTCTCGAAGTAGCCCTGCCCAGGCTTGGCGAAAGCACGAGGCTGCGAAGGGGTCTCCTGCGCGGAACAGGCGAGGCAGACGGCTGCGGGACGTCGTCGATCGGCAGGTAGGTGGCTGGGTGGAGAGTGTCACGGTCGCTGCCGTCCAGCGCGCAGTTGACTTCCTGCGGCGCGGCGAGGATGCGGCTCGATGGAAAAGCGGCGTCCGAGAAGTCGCGCGACTCGGGACGAACGCCGGTTCAGCCGGCCATCTGTCCAGACGCCCCGTGGTCGTGCAGAGAGCACAGCGTCACGCCGTCACCGGTGAGGGCGAGGAACTTCTCGGCCGCGGCGAAGAATTCGACGAGCGCCTCGGGGTGCTGCAGCGAATAGACGGAAGCGCGGCCCTCGGGGCGGGAGACGACGAGGCCGGTCTCCTTGAGGCTGGACAGATGCTTGGAGACAGTGCTCTGGGACAGGCCGAGGTGCTCGGTGAGGTCGACCACGCGGTGCTCGCCGAGCCGGAGGTGCTGGAGGATCACCAGGCGCGAGGGATCGCTGAAGCTGTGGAAGAGGCAGGCCACGACCGTCATCTCCGAGACCTCGTCGGCCCAGGTCGCCGGCTCCGCGTTCACACTCTTCATCCCCATATGGCGATGATACTCCTTCTCGCTCATCGTTCGGCTCAGCCCGCAGCATGCTCAGCCGTGCTTGACCGACTCGGGCTCGTGCTCGGCGATGTGCTCGGTCTCGACCTGGAACGTGGAGTGGTGGACGGACACTTCGAAATGCTCGGCCACGCAGCCCTTGACTGCGTGGAGGGTCTCGGCCGCGTGGCCGTCGGTGAAGCACTCGTCGTCGACCACCACGTGCCCGGTCAGCGTGGGAAGGCCGGTGGCCACGGTGGAGGCGTGCAGGTCGTGGACGTCCTTGACGTGGTCGAGGGCGAGGATGTGCTCGCGGACCTCGTCGAGGTCCAGGCCCTTGGGGGTGAACTCCATGAGCACGCCCACCGTCTCGCGCATGAGCTTGAGCGCGCGGGGAACGATAAGGGCCGCGATGAACAGGCCGGCCACGGCATCGGCCTGCTGGAAGCCGGTGGTGGCGATGACGATCGCGGCAACGATGACCCCGAGCGAACCGAGGGCGTCGTTCAGAACTTCCAGGAAGGCGGCGCGCATATTGAAGTTCGCCCCGCGGCTGGAGGACAGGATGACGATCGCCACGATGTTCGCCAAGAGTCCTACGACTCCGAAGACCAGGAGCTCGGTCGCAGGAACTTCAGGAGGCTCGAACAGGCGGCGGACACCCTCGACGGCGGCATAAGTGCCGACCACGAGGAGAAGCACTGACTGGCCGAGCGCGGCGATCACCTCGATTCTCCGGAACCCCCAGGTACGCTTCGAACTCGCCGGTCTGAGCATGAGGGTCGCGGCGATCAGGGCAACGAGCAGCCCCGAAGCATCGGCGATTGCGTGCGCAGTGTCGGTCAGCAGCGCGAGGCTGCCGGTGACGAATGAGCCGATGGCCTGCGCGACGACGATCGTCGCGGTCATCGCGAAAGCGGCCCAGAGCTTCTTGCGGAAGTCGCCGGGATGCCCCACCTCGCCGGCCGAGTGGCCGTGGTCGTGTCCTGCGCCCATGTCTGCTGGTTCTCCATTTCCCCCGCGGTTCGTCGGCCGCGGAACCCCGCATGAATCATCGTCAATCGACGATGCTAGCGCAATATGACGATGTTGGCAATTGCGCCCGATGCGGGCCGAGGCTCTACCGGCGAAGGACACGCGCGCAGGCCCCGAGAACGGGGCAGCTCTGGGGCCGGTGCGCAGCCGGGTGGGATGGGGCCGGGGCGAGGTGGAACGCTCCGGTGATGATGTTGAACAGGAGCGCTCCCACGACGTCGGCTACCGCCCGGCTGCTGTATCCGAACGCGCGGAGCGCGTCGACCTGCCTGTCGGCCACCGATGCTGAGACGAGACAGAGCTGGACCCTGAGCCCTATGACGCCGGCGTCGCCGGGTCTGATGCCCCCTCATGGGCAAACAGGATCCCTTCCTCGAGCGGGCAGAGCGTGCCTGCCGCTTCGGAGCCAAGGCGCATGCCGCAGCCGCGCCGGGCCTGGTCCGCTCTCGCGACCAGGTCGCTGGTCCTCCTGTCAAGCTTCGCGCGGCACATTGCCCGGGTGGACTCTACGTACCCCCTGAGCACGGCCGGCGAGGCGGCCATATCGCCCACAGTGTCATGGTGCTCAATCACCTTCTCCGAGGGGCTACCGGGGCACGCCGACAGCGATCTCTGGCGTGAGTGGGGTGAAGCGAGGCGCGGCGGGTCTTCCCCTCATGCGCTGGTCCGTCCAAATCCCCTGCGGGAGACGAGGTTCAGGAGCGGACGAGGCGAGTGATGGCGTCGCTGGCCTCTTGGATCTTCTCGAAGGCCGCTTCATCGTCACCGAGCCGGGCGGCGTCGAGGACGCAGTGCTTGAGGTGGTCGTCGAGGAGGCCGGTGGCGACGCCCTGGAGCGCTCGGGTCAGCGCGCTGACCTGAGTGAGGATGTCGATGCAGTACTTCTCCTCGTCGATCATCTTCGAGATGCCGCGCGCCTGGCCCTCGATGCGGCTCAGCCGGCGCAGATAGGCCTGCTTGTCGCTGATGTAGCCGTGCTGATGCTCGTCGGAGGCCTCCGGGTCGAGCGCCTGCCCGGTAGCGCCGCCGCAGCAGCCGGCGTCGGCGAGGAGGTTCTCGCGGTCGTTGTGCGGAGCATCTGCGTCGGTGGTGCTGCAGCAGCCGGCAGTGGCCTCGATGTCGTTCGTCATGATGGTGGTGCCTTTCGGTCTTGAGGGGATCAGTTGTGCGTGCGGCCGTTGGTCACTGCTTGACGACGCTGCGGAACCCGCGCAGGCGGAGGCTGTTGCCGACGACGAACACGGACGAGAACGCCATCGCCGCGCCGGCGAGCATGGGGTTGAGCATGCCCAGCGCTGCGACCGGGATGGCCGCGACGTTGTAGGCGAAGGCCCAGAACAGGTTCGTCTTGATCGTCGACAGGGTCTTCCGGGACAGGCGGATCGCGTCGACGGCGGCCCGCAGGTCGCCGCGGACGAGCGTGATGTCGCTGGCTTCGATCGCCACGTCGGTGCCGGTGCCCATCGCCAGGCCGAGATCGGCCTGGGCCAGGGCGGGGGCGTCGTTGACACCGTCGCCGACCATCGCCACAACCTTGCCCTCGCCCTGCAGTCGGGCGACGACGTCGACCTTGTCCTTGGGCAGGACCTCGGCGATGACCTCGTCGATGCCGACCTCGGCGGCGATCTGTCGTGCGACGGCGTCGTTGTCGCCGGTCAGCAGCACCGGGGTGAGACCGAGCTCCTTGAGCCCACGGATCGCTTCGGCACTGGTGGGCTTGACCGTGTCGGCGACGACGAGGACGCCGCGGGCCTTTCCGTCCCAGCCGACCGCGACGACGGTCTTACCCTCGTTCTCAGCAGCCACCTTGGCCTCGGCGACCTCAGTAGAGAGCTTCTGCGACCAGTCGGCCAGCAGCGACTCGCGCCCAACGACCACGGAGGTGCCCTCGACGATGCCCTGTACGCCCTTGCCCTCGACGTTGGCGAAGTCTTCGAGTGGGGGCAGGGTGCCGACCTCGTCGGCCGCGCCCGTGGCGATGGCCTGCGCGATGGGATGCTCGGAGGCGTTCTCGAGAGCCCCGGCCAAGCGGAGCAGTTCGGCGCGGTCGACGCCGGGCTCGGTGATCGCGTCGATGAGGGTCATCTTCCCGGCGGTGACGGTGCCGGTCTTGTCCAGCACCACGGTGTCGACCTTGCGGGTGGACTCGAGCACCTCGGGGCCCTTGATGAGCACGCCCATCTGCGCGCCGCGGCCGGTGCCGACCAACAGCGCGGTCGGCGTGGCGAGCCCGAGGGCGCAGGGGCAGGCGATGACGAGCACGGACACGGCTGCGGTGAAGGCAGCGGCGACGGGGAACCCTGCCCCGAGCCATGCCCCGAGGGCGATCACGGCGATGACGATCACGATGGGCACGAACACCCCGGAGATCCGGTCGGCCAGTCGCTGGACCTCGGCCTTGCCCGTCTGGGCGTCCTCGACGAGCTTGGCCATCTGCGCCAGCTGCGTATCCGAGCCGACCCGAGTGGCGCGTACGACGAGGCGTCCGCCGGCGTTGACTGTCGCCCCGGTGACCTGGTCGCCTTCTGCGACCTCGACGGGCACGGACTCACCGGTGAGCATCGAAGCGTCCACTGCGGAGGTGCCGGAGACGACGGTGCCGTCGGTGGCGATCTTCTCCCCGGGACGGACGACGAACTGATCCCCGACGGCCAGCTGGGAGGTCGGGATCTTCACCTCGACGCCGTCGCGGAGCACCGAGACCTCCTTCGCGCCGAGCTCGAGCAGGGCGCGAAGCGCCGCTCCGGCCTGCCGCTTGGAGCGCTTCTCGAAGTAGCGGCCGGCGAGGATGAACATCGTCACCCCTGCACCGACCTCGAGGTAGATGTTCGCCGCACCGTTCGACGGGGCGATAGTGAACTCGAAGGCGTGCGTCATGCCCGGCACGCCGGCAGTGCCGAGGAAGAGGGCGTAGAGCGACCACAGGAACGCCGCCATGGTGCCCATCGAGATGAGCGTGTCCATCGTCGCGGCACCGTGGCGGAGATTCGTCCATGCCGCCTTGTGGAACGGCCAGGCCGCCCACACGATCACCGGCGCGGCCAGGGCCAGGGAGGCCCACTGCCAGTAGGTGAACTGCAGGGCGGGGATCATCGCCATCGCGATCACCGGCACGGTGAGCACGATCGACCCGATCAGCCGGTGCCTGAGCGAGGTCAGTTCGGGATCGACCGCATCGTCCACCTCGGCAGTGGACGCAGGGTCCGTCTGCTTCGGCGTCGGCAGCCCCGCGGTGTAGCCGGTCTTCTCGACCTCGCTGATCAGCAGCGCCGGGTCGTAGCCGTCGGGGACGGTTACCTTCGCCTTCTCGGTGGCGTAGTTGACCGCCGCTGCGACCCCGTCGAGCCTATTGAGCTTCTTCTCGATCCGGTTCGCGCAGGACGCGCAGGTCATCCCGCCGATCTCCAGCTCGATGCCGGCGTCCGCCACCGGCTGCGTGTGCGTGCTCACTGCCCGCCCCTTCCTGTCGTGATCCGTCCGCGGCCTGGTCAGCCGGCGGGGTGGACTTCGCTCTCGACGACCCACTTGTGGTTCGTCATCGGCATCTCGCCGCCGGGGATGTCGACCATGTAGACGGTCTCCTGGGTGGAGTGGTCGATCGTCGCCGTCGCTCCCTGCATCCCGGTCATGTGCTCGGCTTCCAGCACGACCTCGGTGCCGTCGGCCAGCGGTGCCTCGCCGGGGCTCTCGAGCTCCTCGTGGACGACCCATTTGTGATCGGCCACGGGCTGGCCGCCATCGGTGGGCGTGTAGCTAACCGAGTAGGTGGTCGTGGTGAACGCGCCGGAGATCGTCGCCTCCGCGCCGTCCATACCCGGCATGTGGTCCGCGCTCAGCCGCACGGTCGTCCCGACCGGGTACGTGGGATCCGCCGCTTCCTGGATGCCTGCCGGCGGTGCGCCGCCGTCGGCCGGGTGGTCGTGGCCGTCCATGCCGCCGTCAGTGTGTGTGCTGTCGTCGTTGCTCACGCCTTCTCCTTCGCTGTGCTCGTTCATCTGACTCTGCTGCGTCCACGACTGCACGACGCTGTCGGGGACGATGACGCCGGCCAGCCCGTAGGATCCGCCGAACGTCGCCACCAGGCCCGCGCCGTAGATCGCGAGACGGACAGGGACTCTCATCAGGCCCGCTCCGCCTGGTAGCCGGCCTCCTCGACCGCGGCGAGGACCTTCGCGTCATCGACCTCGTCGGAGGCGGTGACGACGAGCTTGCCGGTCTGGGCGCTGACGTCGATGCCCGTGACACCGGCGATCTCGCCGACTTCCTCGCGCACCGACATCTCGCAATGCCCGCAGGTCATCCCGGTCACCTGGTATTCGCTGACTGCCATCGTTCTTCCTTCCGTCGGACATACCCTGGAGGGGTATGTGCTCGATACAAGAGTATACCCCCTCCAGGTATTCCCTCAACGGAGTCGCATCGCGAGAGGGACAGAACGCCCCGGGTGCCGGGGTGCTCCCGACGGATATACGGGGAGCATGCCCCCACCGCGGATGGCATGACGGTGCGCGCCGCGAACGGCGAGCCTGAACATGAGCGTTCCGCACGGCCCACCGCCGCGCGATCGAGGAAGATCGATGACGTCCACGATTCCGACCGGCGGGGCCTGCTGCCGCCGCTGGTGATCGCCTCGGCCCAGTTGATGGTGGTGCTCGACGACTCGATCGTGAACATCGCCCTGCCGAGCATCCAGCACGAGCTCGATGTCGCACCTACCCTGTTGCCGCGGGTGGTCAACGCGTACTTCAGCCGGGACTGCCGCGCGATTGGTGGCTCTTCAGAGGTGAGTGTGAGCGCGCCGGTGGTGCGGGGTAGCTGGGCGTAGGCTTCGAGGTCCTCGATGATGAGCGGACTCTTACCCCCTGCTCGCACCAAGGACCTCGACGATGCCCAACCATAGTTGCGTATGCCCTGACGCGCTCGATCGCTGCGGTCGATGCGATCTCCTCCTCGACTTCCCCAGCCTCCACCTGGTCTCGGTGACGAAGCCCCAGGCGGGTTTGATGCTCGAGGTGGAGTCCTGCGATCCGGTGACCGGCTGCCCTGGTTGCGGGGTCATCGCCACTGGTGACGGTCGAGATGATCGATGCGCCTTGGGCGGGCGGGCCGGTGCGGATCCGATGGCGCAAGCGCCGCTGGATCTGCCTCGAGGACGTCTGTACGGTGGTCTCTTTCGTCGAGCAAGCCCCCGAGGTCTGCGCACCCGTGGCCTGCTGAGCACTCGCGCGATTCGGTGGGCGATTGGCCTGCTCCGCCGCGAGGGCGCGAAGATCCAGGGCCTGGCCCGGCAACTCGGCACGACCTGGAACACGCTCTGGACTCAGGTCCAGCCCATCCTGGCCCGGGCCGCGAACGACCCGGTCCGGTTCGAGGGCGTGCAGGTCCTGGGCGTGGACGAGCACATCTGGCACCATCGAGACCCGCGCCGGCGTGGCCCGAAGGAACTTACCGGGATGGTGGGCCTGACCCGCGGCCCTCACCCTACTGCCAGGCTCCTCGACCTTGTCCCCGGACGGTCCGGCAAGGCCTACCGTGACTGGCTGGACGCACGGGGCGAGGCGTTCCGCAAGCGGGTCGAGATCGCGACGCTGGACCCGTTCCAGGGCTACAAGAACGCGATCGATGACCAGCTCGAAGACGCCACCCGCGTGCTCGATGCGTTCCACATCGTCAAGCTCGGCACGGCCGCCGTGGATGATGTGCGCCGCCGGATCCAGCAGGAGACCTTCGGTCATCGCGGACGCAAGGGCGATCCTCTTTACGGGATCCGCCACATCCTCCGCCCCGGGCGCGAACGCCTCACCTCACGCCAGCAGGCCCGTCTGAACAGCGCGTTCGCTGCCCATCCCGATCATGTCGCGGTCGAGGTCGCCTACCAATGCGCTCAGGACCTCCGCGACGTCTTCCATCAGCCGACCCCCGTGAAGGGCCGACAGCTCGCCGAGCAGTTGATCGCCACCCTGCCCAGATATGCCCGATCCCCGAGATCGCGAGACTGGGGGAAGACTCTGCGCCACTGGAAGACAGCGTTCCTGGCCTACTTTGACACCGACGGCGCGAGCAACGGTGGCACCGAGGCGATCAACGGGATCATCGAACTCGGCCGCCGCATCGCCCGAGGGTTCCGCAACTACGAGCACTACCGCCTCCGAATGCTCCTCATCACCGGCGGACTCGACGCCTCGCCCCACACTCACCTCTGAAGAGCCCTATTTTCCCGGCAGATTCGCCTGGGACAGGTAGGCCGCCGCCCTGCGCAGGACCTCGTTCTCCTGCGCCAGCAGCCGGTTGCGCTTCTTCAGCTCTCGCAGCTCGGCCTTGTCGGCCTCGCTCAGACCGGGCCGGCGACCGTCCTCGACTTCGGCCTGCTTCATCCAGTTCGCCAGCGAGCCTTCGGAGATGCCGAAGTCCTTCGCGATCTGCGCCAGCGACGCCTGGCCCTTGCGGGCGACGGCCACGACGTCGTCGCGGAACTTCTTGGGATAGGGCTTTGCCACGGGGACAACCTTCCAGCGAGTACAAGATCCTCACAGTTCAGGTGCCAACCAAACTCGGGGCAGACCCATCCAGCACCTCTCGATAGGCGAGCAGCGGGTGCGCGACCTTGTCGAGCACATGCACCTTGCGCAGTCTACGGTCAGCCAGCAGCTGTCCTGCCTACGCGATTGCGGAGTCGTGACCGTGCGGATCGAGGGTCGTTCGTCATGGTTCTCCCTCACCAACCCGGGCAGACTCGCCGACCTCTTCGGAGCAGCGGACAGGCTGCTCACCGCGGCCGGGGCCTCGCTATTGCTGAAGTACCACCAAGACCACGCCGAGTTCGAGGACGTCGATCTCAGATGGGCGCGGGGCATGACCATGCACGTGGTTCCGGAGCGTCCAGCGGCGCGCGCACCCGGCTCGCGATCGCACTCTCCATCACTGCCGTCACCGTGCTGGCGCAGGCGGTGGGGAGCCCCGTCACCGGCAGTCTTGCGCTGCTCACGGACACGGCACACGCTCTGGTAGACGCCTCGGGGCTGCTCGTCGCGCTGATCGCCGCGACCATGATGCTCAGGCCCGCGAGCAGCACCCGGACCTGGGGGCTTCGCCCGGATAGAAGTGCTGGCGGCGCTGGCGCAGGCCCAAGCTCCTCATCGTGGTCGGCACCTACACAGCCGTCGAGGGGATCTCGCGCTGTCAGAGCCGCCGGAGGTCCCCTCGGATCAGCTGCTGATCTTCGGCGTGATCGGATTGGTCGCGAACATCATCGCGATCCTCATCCTCGCCGGTGGCAGGGACTCGAGTCTCAACATGAGTGCCGGGTTCCTGGAGGTGCTCAATGATGCGTTGGGGTCTCTGGGCGTGATCGCGGCCGCGATCGTGATCCAGGTGACGGGCTTCCAGCAAGCGGATGCGTTGATGGGGCTGTTCATTGCTGCTCTGATCGTTCCGAGGGCCGTCCGCATCATGGTCGACACGTTGCGCATCCTCATGGACTACACCCCGAAGGGTGTTGATCTCGATGAGGTGCGGGAGCGCATCGTCGCGCTCGAACATGTGGAAGACGTCCATGGCCTGAGCGCCTCTGCGATCGGAAGCAACCTCCCTATCATCTCCGCGCACGTTGCGGTCGGTGAGGAATGCTTCGAATCGGTGCATGCCCTCAGGATTCTGGAGGAGGTCCAGGTCTGCGTCAGCACCCACCTCCCAGTGGCGTTCGAGCACGCCACGATTCAGCTGGAGAGCCCGTCGGTGCGGCAACGCGAAGCCGGCAAGACGCTCCACACATGAGAACCCCCGTTCGCCGGGAATCTGTGTTACGTATGACGATCGGCGTGCACCCCACCACGTAGTGGGGTGCACGCCGATCGATGACGCCGGGCTCAGCGGAAGGAGATGAAGGTGGGGTTGCCCCAGATGGTGCGCTCGGTGACGGCGCCGGGGGAGCGGCCCGCATCGACGACCTTGTCGCCGCCGGCGTAGATGCCCATGTGGCCGGGCCACACGACGATGTCGCCGGGCTGGGCCTCGGACTTCGAAACCTGGGTGCCCGCGGCGACCTGCTGGCCGGAGGTGCGGGGGAGGTCAATTCCGACCTGCTTGTAGGCGTACTGGGTCAGACCGGAGCAGTCGAAGCTCACGCCCGGCTTGCTAGAGCCCCAGGAGTAGGAGGCACCGATCTGGGTGCGTGCCGCATCGACGATCGCCTCGCCACTGCTGGAGGAGGTGGACGCACCCCGGGTCGGAACCGAGGTACCAGAGCCGCCGACGGAAGCGCCGCCATTGAGGGAGCCACGGGTCTCGGGGCCCACGACGCCGTCGATCTGGAGCCCGTTGGCGCGCTGGTAGTCCTTCACGGCGCCGTGGGTGAGCTTGCCGAACTTGCCGTCCACGGCGAGGTCGGCGCCCTCGTCATTCAGCGCGGACTGGAGCTGCTCGACCGTGGAGCCCTGGGAGCCCCAGCGGAGCTTCTCCGAAGACTGGAGTGCGGCTGCCGGGGCCGGGGACGCGGCGGTCGGCGAGGCGGCAGGGGTGGACGCCGGGGCGGCAGGGGCTGCCTGGGCAGCGCCACCGGCGAAGGCGGAGCCGAGCAGAACGGTGCCGAGGACAGCTGCGCCGCCGGTCCCGCGCAGGGCACGTCCGCTGTGACGAAGGGGGGTGACTGCGCGGCCGGGCGCGCGATGGGAATTGCTCGTGGCCATGAATGTTCTCCGTGAATATCCCTGGAATGTACAGGGAGAGTCGGGCATTGGGTCGCGGCAACGCAAAAGCAACGCAAGTATCAGGAAGAAACTCTCGTACCTCGTAACCGGTATGAGCAACGTACCGAAGGGCCGAG from Brachybacterium kimchii carries:
- the cmtR gene encoding Cd(II)/Pb(II)-sensing metalloregulatory transcriptional regulator CmtR; this translates as MLTIASRVDVMNRLGRAMTDATRSRILLSLLEEPGYPARLARDLELTRTNVSNHLSCLRGCGIVVAEPEGRQTRYEIADPHIAAALTALVDVTLAVDESVPCMDPQCPVPGCCAASEEEGL
- a CDS encoding ArsR/SmtB family transcription factor, translating into MKSVNAEPATWADEVSEMTVVACLFHSFSDPSRLVILQHLRLGEHRVVDLTEHLGLSQSTVSKHLSSLKETGLVVSRPEGRASVYSLQHPEALVEFFAAAEKFLALTGDGVTLCSLHDHGASGQMAG
- a CDS encoding cation diffusion facilitator family transporter; translation: MGAGHDHGHSAGEVGHPGDFRKKLWAAFAMTATIVVAQAIGSFVTGSLALLTDTAHAIADASGLLVALIAATLMLRPASSKRTWGFRRIEVIAALGQSVLLLVVGTYAAVEGVRRLFEPPEVPATELLVFGVVGLLANIVAIVILSSSRGANFNMRAAFLEVLNDALGSLGVIVAAIVIATTGFQQADAVAGLFIAALIVPRALKLMRETVGVLMEFTPKGLDLDEVREHILALDHVKDVHDLHASTVATGLPTLTGHVVVDDECFTDGHAAETLHAVKGCVAEHFEVSVHHSTFQVETEHIAEHEPESVKHG
- a CDS encoding metal-sensitive transcriptional regulator, which encodes MSDKQAYLRRLSRIEGQARGISKMIDEEKYCIDILTQVSALTRALQGVATGLLDDHLKHCVLDAARLGDDEAAFEKIQEASDAITRLVRS
- a CDS encoding heavy metal translocating P-type ATPase, yielding MSTHTQPVADAGIELEIGGMTCASCANRIEKKLNRLDGVAAAVNYATEKAKVTVPDGYDPALLISEVEKTGYTAGLPTPKQTDPASTAEVDDAVDPELTSLRHRLIGSIVLTVPVIAMAMIPALQFTYWQWASLALAAPVIVWAAWPFHKAAWTNLRHGAATMDTLISMGTMAAFLWSLYALFLGTAGVPGMTHAFEFTIAPSNGAANIYLEVGAGVTMFILAGRYFEKRSKRQAGAALRALLELGAKEVSVLRDGVEVKIPTSQLAVGDQFVVRPGEKIATDGTVVSGTSAVDASMLTGESVPVEVAEGDQVTGATVNAGGRLVVRATRVGSDTQLAQMAKLVEDAQTGKAEVQRLADRISGVFVPIVIVIAVIALGAWLGAGFPVAAAFTAAVSVLVIACPCALGLATPTALLVGTGRGAQMGVLIKGPEVLESTRKVDTVVLDKTGTVTAGKMTLIDAITEPGVDRAELLRLAGALENASEHPIAQAIATGAADEVGTLPPLEDFANVEGKGVQGIVEGTSVVVGRESLLADWSQKLSTEVAEAKVAAENEGKTVVAVGWDGKARGVLVVADTVKPTSAEAIRGLKELGLTPVLLTGDNDAVARQIAAEVGIDEVIAEVLPKDKVDVVARLQGEGKVVAMVGDGVNDAPALAQADLGLAMGTGTDVAIEASDITLVRGDLRAAVDAIRLSRKTLSTIKTNLFWAFAYNVAAIPVAALGMLNPMLAGAAMAFSSVFVVGNSLRLRGFRSVVKQ
- a CDS encoding YdhK family protein: MRVPVRLAIYGAGLVATFGGSYGLAGVIVPDSVVQSWTQQSQMNEHSEGEGVSNDDSTHTDGGMDGHDHPADGGAPPAGIQEAADPTYPVGTTVRLSADHMPGMDGAEATISGAFTTTTYSVSYTPTDGGQPVADHKWVVHEELESPGEAPLADGTEVVLEAEHMTGMQGATATIDHSTQETVYMVDIPGGEMPMTNHKWVVESEVHPAG
- a CDS encoding heavy-metal-associated domain-containing protein, producing MAVSEYQVTGMTCGHCEMSVREEVGEIAGVTGIDVSAQTGKLVVTASDEVDDAKVLAAVEEAGYQAERA
- a CDS encoding ISL3 family transposase — its product is MTKPQAGLMLEVESCDPVTGCPGCGVIATGDGRDDRCALGGRAGADPMAQAPLDLPRGRLYGGLFRRASPRGLRTRGLLSTRAIRWAIGLLRREGAKIQGLARQLGTTWNTLWTQVQPILARAANDPVRFEGVQVLGVDEHIWHHRDPRRRGPKELTGMVGLTRGPHPTARLLDLVPGRSGKAYRDWLDARGEAFRKRVEIATLDPFQGYKNAIDDQLEDATRVLDAFHIVKLGTAAVDDVRRRIQQETFGHRGRKGDPLYGIRHILRPGRERLTSRQQARLNSAFAAHPDHVAVEVAYQCAQDLRDVFHQPTPVKGRQLAEQLIATLPRYARSPRSRDWGKTLRHWKTAFLAYFDTDGASNGGTEAINGIIELGRRIARGFRNYEHYRLRMLLITGGLDASPHTHL
- a CDS encoding cation diffusion facilitator family transporter — encoded protein: MLAALAQAQAPHRGRHLHSRRGDLALSEPPEVPSDQLLIFGVIGLVANIIAILILAGGRDSSLNMSAGFLEVLNDALGSLGVIAAAIVIQVTGFQQADALMGLFIAALIVPRAVRIMVDTLRILMDYTPKGVDLDEVRERIVALEHVEDVHGLSASAIGSNLPIISAHVAVGEECFESVHALRILEEVQVCVSTHLPVAFEHATIQLESPSVRQREAGKTLHT
- a CDS encoding C40 family peptidase, which encodes MATSNSHRAPGRAVTPLRHSGRALRGTGGAAVLGTVLLGSAFAGGAAQAAPAAPASTPAASPTAASPAPAAALQSSEKLRWGSQGSTVEQLQSALNDEGADLAVDGKFGKLTHGAVKDYQRANGLQIDGVVGPETRGSLNGGASVGGSGTSVPTRGASTSSSSGEAIVDAARTQIGASYSWGSSKPGVSFDCSGLTQYAYKQVGIDLPRTSGQQVAAGTQVSKSEAQPGDIVVWPGHMGIYAGGDKVVDAGRSPGAVTERTIWGNPTFISFR